Proteins encoded by one window of Kribbella italica:
- a CDS encoding MmcQ/YjbR family DNA-binding protein produces the protein MRLTGKELLEHCLAKPGAWQDEPWEGDVVAKVSEKIFAFLGDESVGIKCGANRDEADELVNAYPDDVGKMAYIGRSGWNTVRLGGAVPDDEILELVDASYTTVVGKLPKSRRPPGHTTQ, from the coding sequence ATGCGACTGACCGGGAAGGAACTGCTCGAGCACTGTCTGGCCAAGCCGGGCGCTTGGCAGGACGAGCCGTGGGAGGGCGACGTGGTCGCGAAGGTGAGCGAGAAGATCTTCGCGTTCCTCGGCGACGAGTCGGTCGGGATCAAGTGCGGGGCCAACCGCGACGAGGCGGACGAGCTGGTCAACGCCTATCCCGATGACGTCGGCAAGATGGCCTACATCGGGCGATCGGGCTGGAACACGGTCCGCCTCGGCGGCGCCGTACCGGATGACGAGATTCTCGAACTGGTCGACGCGTCGTACACGACCGTGGTCGGCAAGCTGCCCAAGAGCCGGCGCCCGCCTGGGCACACCACGCAGTGA
- a CDS encoding TerC/Alx family metal homeostasis membrane protein, which yields MHVHDYVWYITVGVLLALLAFDVFIIGRRPHEPTTKESATAIAFYVGLAVVFGLGVWVFSGGQYAGEFFAGWLTEYSLSVDNLFIFLIIMARFQVPRKYQQTALLIGIILALFFRGIFIAVGAAAINQFSWVFYLFGAFLVYTAVHLAKQGENDDDDYKENAVIRFARKRLNATDEYNGVKLTVVKNGKRLFTPMAIVIVALGTTDLLFALDSIPAIYGLTQEPFLVFTANVFALMGLRQLYFLLGDLLKRLIYLSLGLSVVLAFIGVKLVLHAMHENELPFINGGEHIKWAPEIPISVSLGFIIVTLGITTVLSLWKSRKIAAAEAANGGPANGEAAPAETAGGELDESTPRPQDDVDPRTKAEIDGLPEPEPHETDSKKP from the coding sequence GTGCACGTCCACGATTACGTCTGGTACATCACGGTCGGGGTGCTGCTCGCGCTGCTGGCGTTCGACGTCTTCATCATCGGCCGTCGCCCGCACGAGCCCACCACCAAGGAATCGGCCACCGCGATCGCGTTCTACGTCGGTCTCGCGGTCGTCTTCGGCCTCGGGGTCTGGGTCTTCTCGGGCGGTCAGTACGCCGGGGAGTTCTTCGCGGGCTGGCTGACCGAGTACAGCCTCAGCGTCGACAACCTGTTCATCTTCCTGATCATCATGGCCAGGTTCCAGGTGCCCAGGAAGTACCAGCAGACCGCGCTGCTGATCGGCATCATCCTGGCGCTGTTCTTCCGCGGCATCTTCATCGCCGTCGGTGCCGCCGCGATCAACCAGTTCTCCTGGGTCTTCTACCTGTTCGGCGCGTTCCTGGTCTACACCGCGGTGCACCTGGCCAAGCAGGGCGAGAACGACGATGACGACTACAAGGAGAACGCGGTCATCCGGTTCGCCCGCAAGCGGCTGAACGCGACCGACGAGTACAACGGCGTCAAGCTGACCGTGGTCAAGAACGGCAAGCGGCTGTTCACCCCGATGGCGATCGTGATCGTCGCTCTCGGTACGACGGACCTGCTGTTCGCGCTCGACTCGATCCCGGCGATCTACGGCCTGACCCAGGAGCCGTTCCTGGTCTTCACCGCCAACGTCTTCGCGCTGATGGGTCTGCGGCAGCTGTACTTCCTGCTCGGTGACCTGCTCAAGCGCCTGATCTACCTGTCGCTCGGCCTGTCGGTCGTGCTCGCGTTCATCGGGGTGAAGCTGGTCCTGCACGCGATGCACGAGAACGAGCTGCCGTTCATCAACGGTGGTGAGCACATCAAGTGGGCGCCGGAGATCCCGATCTCGGTGTCGCTCGGCTTCATCATCGTGACGCTCGGCATCACCACGGTCCTGAGCCTGTGGAAGTCCCGCAAGATCGCCGCCGCCGAGGCGGCGAACGGTGGGCCGGCCAACGGCGAGGCGGCGCCGGCCGAGACCGCCGGCGGCGAGCTGGACGAGTCGACGCCGCGGCCGCAGGACGACGTGGACCCGCGCACCAAGGCGGAGATCGACGGCCTCCCGGAGCCGGAGCCGCACGAAACGGACTCGAAGAAGCCCTGA
- a CDS encoding mandelate racemase/muconate lactonizing enzyme family protein: MKLSTHLVSAPLHTPFVTALRTATHAESLLVSISDGEHTGWGEAPQVWKVTGESLAGAQACVEGPIAIALDGLGPDDLTEALRRLQGSAQGNFGAKAAVDVALHDLAARRVGLTLQGFLGSTATTVRTDVTLSAGDADALVAAAQDRVRDGFDVLKVKVGTGDAAADFERVRRVREAVGPSPKIRLDANQGWNRRDAVTAIRALEDAGCAIELVEQPVAAADLEGMAWITDRVSTPILADESVYGVRDLVNVIRHGAADLVNVKLAKCGGLGPARTLLELAREHGLGAIVGSMMESHVGVGAAAALVAAYPTTAVNDLDAAWWLRQPPVDGGITYEGSTIHLPSTPGLGVTGLIA; encoded by the coding sequence ATGAAGCTCTCCACGCATCTGGTGTCGGCGCCGCTGCACACGCCGTTCGTGACGGCGCTCCGGACCGCGACCCATGCCGAGTCCTTGCTGGTCTCGATCAGCGACGGCGAGCACACCGGCTGGGGTGAGGCTCCGCAGGTCTGGAAGGTGACCGGCGAATCGCTGGCCGGCGCGCAGGCCTGCGTCGAAGGTCCGATCGCGATAGCGCTCGACGGGCTCGGGCCGGACGACCTGACCGAGGCGTTGCGGCGTCTGCAGGGCTCGGCGCAGGGCAACTTCGGCGCCAAGGCCGCGGTCGACGTCGCGCTGCACGACCTCGCGGCGCGGCGCGTCGGGCTGACGCTGCAAGGTTTCCTCGGCTCGACCGCGACGACCGTACGGACCGACGTCACGCTGTCGGCCGGTGACGCCGACGCGCTGGTTGCCGCTGCTCAGGATCGGGTGCGCGACGGGTTCGACGTACTGAAGGTGAAGGTCGGGACCGGCGACGCGGCCGCCGACTTCGAGCGCGTACGCCGGGTGCGCGAGGCCGTCGGTCCTTCGCCGAAGATCCGGCTGGACGCGAACCAGGGCTGGAACCGCCGCGACGCCGTCACCGCGATCCGCGCGCTGGAGGATGCGGGCTGCGCGATCGAACTGGTCGAGCAGCCGGTCGCCGCGGCCGATCTGGAGGGAATGGCCTGGATCACCGACCGGGTCAGCACGCCGATCCTGGCCGACGAGAGCGTGTACGGCGTACGGGACCTGGTGAACGTGATCCGGCACGGCGCGGCCGACCTGGTCAACGTGAAGCTCGCCAAGTGCGGCGGGCTCGGGCCGGCCCGGACGCTGCTGGAACTGGCCCGCGAGCACGGGCTCGGCGCGATCGTCGGCTCGATGATGGAGAGCCACGTCGGTGTCGGCGCGGCGGCCGCGCTGGTCGCGGCGTACCCGACGACGGCCGTCAACGATCTCGACGCGGCCTGGTGGTTGCGGCAGCCGCCGGTCGACGGCGGGATCACCTACGAAGGGTCCACCATCCATCTGCCCTCGACTCCTGGGCTCGGCGTGACAGGCTTGATCGCATGA
- a CDS encoding C40 family peptidase, which yields MKVVAAKVPVSTVWTSPEAPRAIDAPAVAAAPDAAAWAKSMDTETRLGLHGRTLTQLLYGEPVIVRSERDGWSEIVAPWQPSSQDELGYPGWVPSAHLGELPGSATAPVAVTVPVTSLTAEPGAGAIADLSFGTVLSSVDHADGFTRVALADGAFGWLADDSLRAVDTPATPEDRLRLGSLFLGLEYLWGGTSAYGLDCSGLIHAVSRVLGQRIPRDAHDQADALESVAIDEAKPGDLYFFARPGQQVHHVGFVSPEGMLHASETGKLLENEPLLPERRATLVAAGRL from the coding sequence ATGAAGGTAGTAGCCGCCAAGGTCCCGGTCAGCACCGTGTGGACCTCCCCCGAAGCACCCCGTGCCATCGACGCCCCCGCGGTCGCCGCCGCGCCCGACGCCGCCGCCTGGGCGAAATCGATGGACACGGAGACGCGCCTGGGCCTGCACGGCCGGACGCTCACCCAACTCCTGTACGGCGAACCGGTGATCGTCCGCTCGGAACGCGACGGCTGGTCCGAGATCGTCGCGCCCTGGCAGCCGTCGTCCCAGGACGAGCTGGGCTACCCGGGCTGGGTCCCGTCGGCGCACCTGGGCGAGCTGCCCGGTTCGGCGACCGCGCCGGTCGCCGTGACTGTCCCGGTGACGTCACTGACGGCTGAACCAGGCGCCGGAGCGATCGCCGACCTGTCTTTCGGGACGGTCCTCTCCTCGGTCGACCACGCGGACGGCTTCACCCGCGTCGCCCTGGCGGACGGCGCCTTCGGCTGGCTCGCCGACGATTCCCTGCGCGCCGTCGACACACCCGCCACCCCCGAGGACCGCCTGCGCCTGGGGTCGCTCTTCCTCGGGCTCGAGTACCTGTGGGGCGGCACTTCGGCGTACGGGCTGGACTGCTCGGGCCTGATCCACGCGGTCAGCCGGGTCCTCGGCCAGCGAATCCCCCGCGACGCCCACGACCAGGCCGACGCACTGGAGTCCGTGGCGATCGACGAGGCGAAGCCGGGCGACCTGTACTTCTTCGCCCGCCCCGGCCAGCAGGTCCACCACGTCGGCTTCGTCTCGCCCGAAGGCATGCTGCACGCCTCAGAGACCGGCAAGCTCCTCGAAAACGAGCCCCTCCTCCCCGAACGCCGCGCAACCCTGGTCGCAGCCGGCCGCCTCTGA
- a CDS encoding SDR family NAD(P)-dependent oxidoreductase: MQVALVTGGSSGIGRGTAYRIAARGMGVILTYGGNEQGALDTVSAIEKDGGTAVALPLDLGRSETFPAFRDAVVRALRETWQVETLGALVNNAGFPQTEAFGEATEEVFDRLYAVLLKGPYFLTQTLLPLIEDHGAIVNVSSNSSMHTNAEPGYSGYATMKGGLNVMTRFLAKELSPRGIRVNAVAPGSTLTRLGGDAFDKYPEVIPVLAAKTAFGRVGDPDDIGQVITALISDETRWVTAQILEASGGYGL; this comes from the coding sequence ATGCAGGTCGCACTGGTGACAGGTGGCAGTTCGGGCATCGGACGGGGCACGGCGTACCGGATCGCCGCGCGGGGGATGGGAGTGATTCTCACCTACGGCGGCAACGAGCAGGGCGCGCTCGACACTGTCTCAGCGATTGAGAAGGACGGCGGGACCGCGGTCGCGCTGCCGCTCGACCTCGGGCGTTCGGAGACCTTCCCGGCGTTCCGCGACGCCGTCGTCCGAGCGCTGCGGGAGACCTGGCAGGTCGAGACCCTCGGCGCCCTGGTCAACAACGCCGGCTTCCCGCAGACCGAAGCTTTCGGCGAGGCCACCGAGGAGGTCTTCGACCGCCTGTACGCCGTACTGCTGAAAGGCCCGTACTTCCTGACCCAGACCCTGCTGCCGCTGATCGAGGACCACGGCGCGATCGTCAACGTCAGCAGCAACTCCTCGATGCACACCAACGCCGAGCCCGGCTACAGCGGCTACGCGACGATGAAGGGCGGGCTCAACGTGATGACCCGGTTCCTCGCGAAGGAGCTCAGCCCGCGCGGTATCCGCGTGAACGCGGTCGCTCCCGGCTCCACGCTGACTCGCCTCGGTGGCGACGCCTTCGACAAGTACCCCGAGGTGATCCCCGTCCTGGCCGCCAAGACCGCGTTCGGTCGGGTCGGCGACCCCGACGACATCGGCCAGGTCATCACCGCCCTGATCTCCGACGAGACCCGCTGGGTCACCGCGCAGATTCTGGAAGCCTCCGGCGGCTACGGCCTCTGA